One Nitrospirota bacterium genomic window carries:
- the ftsE gene encoding cell division ATP-binding protein FtsE, with amino-acid sequence MIVLDKASKYYDAQAALKNVSFSIKKGELAFVTGPSGAGKTTLFKLLYLAETPDDGTITIAGFNTSNLKEATIPFLRRNIGVVFQDFKLLNNKTVFDNIALTLRIRGIMERETKERVHSVLKLVNLRHKSDKYPATLSGGEQQRITLARAIVGEPTVMLADEPTGNLDAENEDNIMKIFKYINNKGTTILIATHNRSLFTNTGKRVFYLDEGTLAKEEIA; translated from the coding sequence ATGATAGTGCTTGATAAGGCTTCAAAGTACTACGATGCGCAGGCGGCTTTAAAAAACGTTAGTTTCTCTATAAAAAAAGGGGAACTTGCCTTTGTTACAGGTCCTAGCGGCGCAGGGAAGACTACTTTGTTTAAACTCCTCTACCTTGCCGAAACACCCGATGATGGAACAATAACCATTGCCGGTTTTAATACATCCAACCTTAAAGAGGCCACAATCCCGTTCCTAAGGAGAAATATAGGTGTTGTGTTTCAGGATTTTAAACTATTAAATAATAAGACAGTATTTGACAACATCGCACTGACGCTTCGAATCAGGGGGATTATGGAGAGGGAAACCAAAGAACGTGTCCACAGTGTGCTAAAACTGGTAAATCTAAGACACAAGTCCGATAAATACCCGGCAACACTCTCCGGAGGCGAACAGCAGCGAATCACACTGGCGCGAGCCATCGTGGGCGAACCCACCGTTATGCTTGCCGATGAGCCTACCGGTAACCTTGACGCTGAAAACGAAGACAACATCATGAAAATATTTAAATACATAAACAACAAAGGCACAACTATACTCATTGCCACTCACAACAGATCGCTGTTTACCAATACTGGTAAGCGGGTTTTTTATCTGGATGAGGGCACACTTGCCAAAGAAGAGATAGCGTAA
- a CDS encoding outer membrane lipoprotein carrier protein LolA: MKKILIVFILLITSSTAFAAKPFVSVIKDYYESVKDIRGSFVQLSKLKDLEKELTYSGSFYIKPPKRMSWRYEGNESQEVYINEGELIIYQKKNAQAFRSKYDERTIGQTPLALLRGFKDVQTNYNVEEKDGVIRFTPKQSNFNLRYFDIYPSKEGFPIKKIVVYDKNENVVELTLSGVRINTGLEDSLFKFTPPSGLSIIDN, translated from the coding sequence ATGAAAAAAATATTGATAGTTTTTATTCTGTTAATCACGTCATCAACTGCGTTTGCTGCTAAACCGTTTGTCTCTGTGATTAAGGACTACTATGAATCGGTAAAAGACATAAGGGGGAGTTTTGTTCAACTAAGCAAGTTAAAGGATTTGGAAAAGGAACTGACATATAGTGGGAGCTTTTATATAAAACCACCGAAGCGGATGTCCTGGCGGTATGAGGGCAATGAGAGTCAGGAGGTTTATATAAATGAGGGGGAATTGATAATTTATCAGAAAAAAAATGCTCAGGCATTCCGGTCAAAATATGATGAAAGGACAATCGGCCAGACACCGCTTGCGCTTTTAAGGGGTTTTAAGGATGTCCAGACAAATTATAATGTTGAGGAAAAAGACGGTGTCATAAGATTTACACCAAAACAGTCGAATTTCAATCTCCGGTATTTTGATATTTATCCGTCAAAGGAGGGGTTTCCAATCAAAAAAATAGTGGTTTATGATAAAAATGAAAACGTGGTTGAGCTTACTTTGTCAGGCGTAAGAATAAACACCGGATTAGAGGATTCTTTGTTTAAGTTTACTCCGCCCTCCGGGCTTTCCATAATAGATAACTAA
- a CDS encoding YihY family inner membrane protein, which yields MYCKGMMAYYRFIILETIRHFRKNNGTLLAAALTYQGLLSFIPFLLLIFLLLGKYIMSSDVVFLNFKKTISLFLPYSQDIIIKEARKLYIAEDNWSIASIAVCVWFTFPLVDGLKTLFSSVFKEKINRSFLRELASDVLSTFILMFLLVFLVLGEVVYIEIIKPIIKDIKAPFDLIDVTGNFVLTLSGLILFYYLFIPVKVKLNHIVAGASLTAIAWIALRPSFALLMHINPQMGFVFGSLKAIFVVFFWVYMYFYVLILGVELTASCSQIRLIAVESLLSLRTAKPGAKALARFTLNFRDGVVIFDKGTQADSFYYLVSGLVSLVEDGHPQVQKMSGDTFGVEEMLLNSTRAKTAVAKSDDVIVLPVHSNEFKALEKINPQIPLMIIKNHLIPVEKNKKSILL from the coding sequence GTGTATTGTAAAGGCATGATGGCTTACTACAGGTTTATAATACTTGAGACCATACGGCATTTCAGAAAAAACAACGGTACACTTCTTGCTGCAGCGCTGACCTATCAGGGGCTTTTATCTTTTATCCCGTTTTTGCTTCTGATTTTTCTGCTGCTGGGAAAATACATAATGTCCTCAGATGTTGTATTTCTTAACTTTAAAAAAACTATTTCACTCTTTTTGCCCTACTCTCAGGACATAATAATTAAGGAGGCGAGAAAACTCTACATCGCTGAGGACAACTGGAGCATAGCCAGTATTGCTGTCTGTGTATGGTTTACATTTCCTCTTGTGGATGGTTTAAAAACGCTCTTTTCCAGTGTTTTTAAGGAAAAAATTAACCGGTCGTTTCTGAGAGAATTAGCCTCAGATGTGCTCTCAACGTTTATCCTGATGTTTCTCCTTGTGTTTCTCGTTCTTGGAGAGGTTGTCTATATTGAGATAATTAAACCTATTATAAAAGACATCAAAGCTCCCTTTGATTTGATAGATGTTACGGGTAACTTTGTTCTCACACTTTCAGGATTAATACTGTTTTATTACTTGTTTATACCGGTTAAGGTAAAACTTAATCATATTGTTGCCGGCGCCTCACTGACTGCCATAGCGTGGATAGCGTTAAGGCCATCGTTTGCCCTTTTAATGCACATCAATCCACAGATGGGATTTGTTTTTGGCTCTCTTAAGGCTATCTTTGTTGTGTTTTTCTGGGTTTATATGTACTTTTATGTTTTGATTTTAGGGGTGGAGTTAACAGCGTCTTGTTCACAAATCCGGCTGATAGCAGTTGAATCTCTGCTCTCTCTGCGTACTGCCAAACCAGGAGCTAAAGCACTTGCAAGGTTTACGCTTAATTTTAGAGATGGTGTTGTCATCTTTGACAAAGGCACACAGGCTGACAGTTTTTACTACTTAGTGAGCGGGCTCGTTTCGCTTGTTGAGGATGGGCACCCTCAGGTTCAAAAAATGTCCGGCGATACTTTTGGTGTAGAAGAGATGCTCCTTAACTCAACAAGAGCGAAAACGGCTGTCGCTAAATCTGATGACGTCATTGTACTTCCTGTACATTCAAATGAGTTTAAGGCTCTTGAAAAAATTAATCCACAAATTCCGCTTATGATTATAAAAAATCACTTAATTCCCGTAGAAAAAAATAAAAAATCCATTCTCTTATAA
- a CDS encoding tetratricopeptide repeat protein, producing MIIRKLFNKFSLNALCIIYLTALVLYTMISISTLPVLKGDTDIFYHLSGGRYILSHMEIPATSYFSFISPQIHWVDYYWLFQVFNYKIYSLFGISGLVFVRSVIFMVTELIVFMFLLKDKNKPLPYISFIFSMYFLLLLPRGLQSRPHAVSYLCMAAFLYILEFKREKAWILPLIATLWVNFHGIEYPVMILIAGAYLFETYVLRVRQKRNFTKDEYAFLMSLTLVLCCVYFTPHGVALLKAPFISTRYASEYITELVKLPLSDYFSFLVNTTDVPYQTVFNLFLIVTISAIAANIRKLQLSHFIMFVAAAVLIFKANRFSLEFSLLALPLISANPPVKKSEKTLFHTPSIVVISLILMSIPFINVRMLLKAVPVSKSVLPHGIVSFLKKADTGGTIMNHPNSGGYLEWELYPRYKIFMDMEIPFLFKDEDMFNVLSSFTNPSALEAFLNTYKPDYIIVSLLNGAFKHLISSKHPEYRVVFFDDIEVLYAKNSEITEKYALKTIDPFTLTGLDLRQLTPDVRESFLKEMRSINSIDPDIELVNQVLAIILTEEKKYGEALVCANTIIRVSPSNPRGYMLKGDLLNRQGKYEEAIRAFKAALSNATEDAVKKDVYKKLWYSYSSLKQDEKAYEMLSKGVDIFTYSSTYDDLYALGLLAFTTGKTDEAFTLFTFALKKAPDNDTLWKDKIEKMLLQYKNYKKSSAAN from the coding sequence ATGATAATACGAAAATTATTTAATAAATTTTCTTTAAATGCGCTTTGCATAATATATCTTACTGCGCTTGTGCTTTATACAATGATTTCAATAAGCACTCTGCCTGTTCTTAAAGGAGACACTGATATATTTTATCACTTAAGTGGCGGCAGATACATATTGAGCCATATGGAAATCCCTGCGACATCTTACTTTTCCTTTATATCTCCTCAAATACACTGGGTTGACTACTATTGGCTGTTTCAGGTGTTTAACTATAAGATTTACAGCTTATTTGGCATCTCCGGGCTGGTTTTTGTGCGATCGGTTATTTTTATGGTTACAGAACTGATTGTGTTTATGTTTCTGTTAAAAGACAAAAATAAGCCATTGCCTTATATCTCATTTATATTTTCCATGTACTTTCTCCTGCTGTTGCCGCGGGGGTTACAGAGCCGTCCTCATGCCGTCAGCTATTTATGTATGGCGGCATTTTTGTATATATTGGAATTTAAAAGGGAAAAAGCCTGGATTTTGCCCTTAATAGCAACCCTGTGGGTTAACTTTCACGGCATAGAGTATCCGGTTATGATTCTCATTGCCGGAGCGTATCTTTTTGAAACTTATGTTTTAAGGGTAAGACAAAAAAGAAATTTTACAAAAGATGAATATGCCTTTTTGATGTCTCTGACGTTAGTCTTGTGTTGCGTTTATTTCACCCCTCATGGGGTTGCGCTGCTTAAGGCACCCTTTATCAGTACCCGGTACGCTTCTGAGTACATAACAGAACTGGTAAAGCTGCCGCTGTCTGATTACTTTTCGTTTCTTGTAAACACAACAGATGTGCCTTATCAAACCGTTTTTAATTTGTTTTTAATTGTAACAATCTCAGCGATTGCGGCAAACATCAGAAAGCTGCAGCTTAGCCACTTTATTATGTTTGTTGCTGCTGCGGTTCTTATTTTTAAGGCAAACAGGTTTTCACTTGAATTTTCGCTCCTTGCGCTCCCTTTAATAAGTGCCAACCCACCAGTTAAAAAATCCGAAAAAACCCTTTTTCACACCCCTTCAATTGTTGTCATATCCCTGATTCTTATGTCCATTCCATTTATAAACGTGCGGATGCTGCTTAAAGCAGTCCCCGTATCAAAATCCGTGCTTCCACACGGTATCGTGTCATTTTTGAAAAAAGCAGACACAGGCGGCACAATTATGAACCACCCCAACAGCGGCGGCTATCTGGAGTGGGAACTGTACCCGCGCTATAAAATATTTATGGATATGGAAATCCCTTTTTTGTTTAAAGATGAGGATATGTTTAATGTCTTAAGTTCATTTACAAATCCTTCAGCATTAGAAGCCTTTCTCAATACCTACAAACCTGACTATATAATTGTCTCATTGCTTAACGGAGCATTTAAGCACCTCATATCTTCAAAACACCCGGAATACAGGGTCGTGTTTTTTGACGACATTGAGGTTTTGTATGCAAAAAACTCTGAAATTACAGAGAAGTACGCCCTTAAAACAATTGATCCTTTCACACTGACTGGGCTGGATCTAAGACAATTAACACCTGATGTCCGTGAGTCCTTCTTAAAGGAGATGAGGAGTATCAACTCAATTGACCCGGACATTGAGCTTGTTAATCAGGTTCTTGCCATTATACTTACGGAGGAAAAAAAATACGGCGAGGCTTTAGTCTGTGCCAATACTATAATAAGGGTCTCCCCTTCTAACCCGCGCGGGTATATGCTTAAAGGGGATTTGCTGAACAGACAAGGTAAGTATGAGGAGGCAATCAGAGCGTTTAAGGCCGCACTATCTAATGCAACCGAGGATGCGGTAAAAAAGGATGTTTACAAAAAACTCTGGTACAGTTATTCATCCCTTAAACAAGATGAAAAAGCATACGAAATGCTCTCAAAAGGAGTTGATATTTTTACCTATAGCAGCACATACGATGACCTGTACGCTCTGGGACTCCTTGCTTTTACAACAGGAAAAACTGATGAGGCTTTCACATTATTTACCTTTGCTCTTAAGAAAGCCCCTGATAATGACACACTATGGAAAGACAAGATTGAAAAGATGCTGCTGCAATATAAAAACTACAAAAAAAGTTCTGCAGCAAATTAA
- a CDS encoding acylphosphatase, which produces MGQKGQGHKRAHLTIEGRVQGVCFRAFTAETARREGVRGWVRNLAGGDVEALFEGPETAVAKVVAACYKGPPGALVTNVKLTWQEYKGDFETFSIRY; this is translated from the coding sequence ATGGGTCAAAAGGGGCAGGGGCATAAACGGGCACACCTGACAATTGAGGGCAGGGTGCAGGGGGTGTGTTTCAGGGCATTTACGGCTGAGACTGCCCGCAGGGAGGGTGTGCGCGGATGGGTCAGAAATCTGGCCGGTGGCGATGTCGAGGCACTCTTTGAGGGACCGGAAACTGCCGTGGCAAAGGTGGTAGCCGCCTGTTATAAGGGGCCTCCCGGCGCTCTTGTAACCAATGTCAAGTTAACGTGGCAGGAGTATAAGGGAGATTTTGAAACTTTTTCCATCAGATACTGA
- a CDS encoding class I SAM-dependent methyltransferase, with amino-acid sequence MAGVICKFCASEILAPSLSDITFSNKRYSVFFCNKCKIGMTDPEPNNSQLSKLYEVGKYREKKGRRFVPFIEYFIIAFRHSRRRRIEFFKKNGRILDIGCGRGLFLHIMKQHGWDVSAVEFDKPTATNVSETFGINCISGHPDLWTFTAASFDVITLNHVLEHVPWPLEMLNKCNSLLKSGGLIVISVPNFSSIQASYAKENWFHLDIPYHLSHFTGDGLIRVIEQHGFKIVKVRRFDLEYSPFGWLQSLLNSAGVRKNLLYSYILDMEWSKRLIKDVSKFYVLIIIFLFIFFAPISLILSLYESYVKKRGGVTEVFALKKDTLSDIVGTDDNTKII; translated from the coding sequence ATGGCCGGGGTCATCTGTAAGTTTTGCGCCTCTGAGATACTTGCGCCGTCTTTGTCTGATATTACATTCAGCAATAAACGCTATAGCGTTTTTTTCTGCAACAAATGCAAAATTGGCATGACTGACCCTGAACCTAATAACTCGCAACTGTCTAAACTCTATGAAGTTGGCAAGTACCGTGAAAAGAAAGGGAGGCGGTTTGTCCCTTTTATAGAGTATTTTATAATTGCCTTCAGACACTCCCGCAGAAGGCGGATAGAGTTTTTTAAGAAAAACGGCAGAATTCTTGACATAGGCTGCGGGCGTGGTCTGTTTCTACACATAATGAAGCAGCACGGCTGGGACGTGTCTGCTGTGGAGTTTGACAAACCAACCGCTACAAACGTGTCGGAGACTTTTGGTATCAACTGTATATCCGGACATCCGGATTTATGGACTTTCACCGCTGCCTCATTTGATGTAATAACTTTAAACCACGTTCTTGAACACGTCCCGTGGCCGCTTGAAATGCTCAATAAATGCAACAGCCTGCTTAAATCAGGCGGACTTATTGTCATCTCAGTTCCTAATTTTTCAAGCATTCAGGCCTCCTATGCCAAAGAAAACTGGTTTCACCTCGATATTCCCTATCACCTCAGCCACTTTACCGGGGACGGGCTGATACGTGTTATAGAGCAGCATGGATTTAAAATTGTAAAGGTACGGCGTTTTGACCTTGAGTACTCGCCATTTGGCTGGCTTCAAAGCCTTTTAAACTCAGCAGGGGTTAGAAAGAACCTCCTCTACTCATATATACTTGATATGGAGTGGTCAAAGAGGCTGATTAAAGATGTTTCTAAATTTTATGTATTAATAATTATTTTTTTATTTATATTTTTTGCGCCCATCTCCTTAATTCTCTCACTCTATGAATCATACGTGAAAAAAAGAGGCGGAGTTACTGAAGTTTTTGCACTTAAAAAAGACACACTGTCTGATATAGTTGGAACTGATGATAATACGAAAATTATTTAA
- a CDS encoding ABC transporter permease, which yields MFSVKMALQSILREKWINFLTMATLGVLLFIFFAILLVLYNVEMLTSKIPSKLSSLVVLKDDASKEEIAAVESEAKRSKLVKTVDFISKEAAMEDLKKVFKSDDFILKGFGENPLFNSYEIKFKSDEDVKTSDIKALISKLKTHRAVDDVEFGQAQMESLSALKRGVRTIGLTLSTTFACAVVFISYTTVKILFYRRKEEIEIYKLLGATRGFIRLPFFLEGSIVGFCGGLSGAVMLQVLNKITLSKLTAEIPLFAVVNIPFTVFLLFPVIGLMLGLGGAVFAVGRVRY from the coding sequence ATGTTTTCAGTTAAAATGGCGCTACAGAGCATTTTAAGGGAAAAGTGGATTAATTTTCTGACAATGGCAACTCTTGGCGTTTTATTATTTATCTTCTTTGCCATCCTGCTTGTCCTCTATAATGTGGAGATGCTTACCTCCAAAATACCCTCGAAACTTTCCTCTCTTGTTGTGCTTAAAGATGATGCTTCAAAGGAGGAGATAGCAGCCGTAGAAAGTGAAGCCAAACGGAGCAAACTTGTAAAGACCGTTGACTTCATCTCAAAGGAGGCTGCTATGGAGGACCTTAAAAAAGTTTTTAAGTCTGATGATTTTATATTAAAGGGGTTTGGCGAAAATCCTCTTTTTAATTCTTATGAAATCAAATTTAAGAGTGATGAAGATGTTAAAACATCCGATATAAAAGCATTAATATCAAAACTAAAAACTCACAGGGCGGTTGACGACGTTGAGTTTGGACAGGCACAGATGGAATCCCTTTCTGCCTTAAAACGCGGAGTCAGAACTATCGGGCTTACGCTTTCCACCACCTTTGCCTGTGCCGTGGTTTTCATAAGCTATACGACTGTTAAAATACTTTTTTACAGGAGAAAGGAGGAAATAGAGATATATAAACTACTGGGCGCTACCAGAGGGTTTATCAGGCTGCCTTTTTTTCTGGAGGGCTCAATAGTTGGTTTTTGCGGCGGACTTAGCGGGGCTGTCATGCTTCAGGTGCTTAATAAAATTACGCTTTCTAAACTTACAGCAGAAATTCCCCTGTTTGCAGTAGTTAACATTCCTTTTACTGTATTTTTACTGTTTCCGGTGATCGGTTTGATGTTGGGACTTGGGGGGGCCGTGTTTGCTGTGGGACGAGTCAGGTATTGA
- a CDS encoding peptidoglycan DD-metalloendopeptidase family protein, with product MKIKMFYLFIFVFLLYGIDCHAEALKEKYKKIQDDIKANKEKLDKAKKKESSIMTDIERAGRELNKINSEIIRDRKKIKDLEDNIKVVKADIAKTTKAVQAVKKNLKRRFQLIQRYGYGLDRLIVVLNAEDFNELLKVNRYMARLTTTEYKQMKEYRDLSAKLSDKEKSLKGMYGDINQRNEQLVAAENSLVKKKQEHEHILSSVKKEQFKYASLLNELESTSKQIKEIIQRSDSDLSEQGNEFRSLKGSLPWPVRGQVSIPYGSHQDPQFKTPVFRYGIYISTNDNEKVRAVYEGKVVYADTFKGLGQVVILSHGLGYHTVYANLSSIAQKQGEYVKKGDMLGIAGASGVLNATGIYFEVRYKGKPVDPMQWLKQR from the coding sequence TTGAAGATAAAAATGTTTTATTTATTTATTTTCGTGTTTCTGCTTTACGGCATAGACTGCCACGCTGAGGCACTGAAGGAAAAATACAAAAAAATACAGGATGATATAAAGGCAAATAAGGAGAAGCTGGATAAGGCAAAGAAAAAAGAAAGCTCTATAATGACTGATATAGAAAGAGCCGGTCGTGAACTTAATAAAATAAATTCCGAAATCATAAGAGACAGGAAAAAAATAAAAGACTTAGAGGATAATATAAAAGTGGTTAAGGCAGATATTGCTAAAACAACAAAAGCCGTGCAGGCAGTCAAAAAAAACCTGAAGAGACGGTTTCAGTTGATACAACGCTACGGCTACGGACTGGACAGATTAATAGTGGTGCTCAATGCCGAGGATTTTAATGAGCTTTTAAAAGTAAACAGATACATGGCCAGACTGACAACCACAGAGTATAAACAAATGAAAGAGTACAGGGACTTATCAGCAAAGCTCTCTGATAAAGAAAAGTCCCTTAAGGGGATGTACGGGGATATAAATCAACGAAATGAACAGCTGGTAGCCGCAGAAAACTCCCTGGTAAAGAAAAAACAGGAGCATGAGCACATTTTATCGTCAGTGAAAAAAGAGCAATTCAAATATGCCTCTTTACTAAATGAGCTTGAATCCACATCAAAACAGATAAAAGAGATAATACAACGGAGCGATTCCGATTTGTCCGAACAGGGAAATGAATTCCGGTCTCTGAAGGGCTCTTTGCCATGGCCGGTAAGAGGGCAGGTTTCAATACCTTATGGATCGCATCAGGATCCGCAGTTTAAAACACCGGTTTTCAGATACGGCATCTACATAAGCACCAACGACAACGAAAAGGTGCGTGCCGTGTATGAGGGAAAAGTGGTGTATGCAGATACCTTTAAGGGATTAGGCCAGGTGGTTATACTAAGTCATGGCCTGGGGTATCACACGGTATATGCAAATCTGAGCAGCATAGCACAAAAACAGGGTGAGTACGTAAAGAAAGGCGACATGTTGGGCATAGCAGGCGCCTCTGGTGTTTTAAATGCAACAGGAATATACTTTGAGGTAAGATATAAGGGAAAGCCAGTTGACCCTATGCAATGGCTTAAACAACGATAA
- the tsaD gene encoding tRNA (adenosine(37)-N6)-threonylcarbamoyltransferase complex transferase subunit TsaD, which yields MQSDTDSLILAIDTSCDDTSAAVIRNGRSILSSIVYGQGEIHSLYGGVVPEAASRRHTEMIWPTVKLAMEQSNTEFSQLSAIAVCCGPGLIGCLIVGTSFAKAMAYALNLPLIGVNHLEGHICSVFLTHEPVFPHISLVVSGGHTSLYLVRAMGAYEEIGRTRDDAAGEAYDKVAKMLGLDYPGGPLIDKLARIGNPKAVNFPRSLIKGTLDFSFSGLKTSVRNHLLHNSNISTEDICASFQAAVTDTIITKLLWAAEIHGINTLTISGGVAANERLRERLLSLKNMRILMPPKEHCTDNAAMIGLVGDYYFRQGASSDLTLNPKAYLPINQ from the coding sequence ATGCAATCAGACACTGACTCTCTGATTCTTGCCATAGACACATCCTGTGACGATACCTCGGCAGCAGTCATACGCAACGGGCGAAGTATTTTATCAAGCATAGTTTATGGACAGGGAGAGATACACAGCCTCTACGGTGGAGTGGTACCGGAGGCGGCCTCAAGAAGGCACACGGAGATGATTTGGCCTACCGTAAAGCTTGCCATGGAGCAATCCAACACAGAGTTTAGCCAGTTATCGGCAATAGCCGTTTGTTGTGGTCCGGGACTCATTGGCTGTCTTATAGTTGGAACATCATTTGCAAAAGCTATGGCCTATGCATTAAACCTGCCCCTTATTGGGGTAAATCACCTTGAGGGACATATATGTTCTGTTTTTTTAACCCATGAACCGGTTTTCCCGCACATATCACTTGTCGTATCGGGCGGACACACCAGCCTCTACTTAGTACGCGCTATGGGTGCTTACGAGGAGATAGGCCGCACTCGGGATGATGCTGCGGGTGAGGCTTATGACAAAGTGGCAAAAATGCTTGGGCTTGATTATCCCGGAGGCCCGCTTATTGATAAGTTAGCGAGGATTGGAAATCCAAAAGCAGTTAATTTCCCAAGGTCCCTGATAAAAGGCACACTTGATTTCAGCTTTAGCGGCCTTAAGACCTCTGTTAGAAACCACCTGCTACACAACAGTAACATATCAACAGAGGATATATGCGCATCGTTTCAGGCTGCTGTGACAGATACGATTATTACAAAGTTACTGTGGGCTGCTGAAATTCATGGAATTAACACGCTTACTATATCTGGCGGGGTAGCTGCAAACGAGAGACTGAGGGAGCGGCTGCTGTCACTTAAAAACATGCGGATACTTATGCCGCCTAAAGAACACTGTACCGATAATGCCGCAATGATTGGCCTTGTTGGTGACTACTATTTCAGACAGGGAGCATCCTCAGATTTGACCCTTAACCCTAAAGCTTATTTACCAATAAACCAATAA
- the wbaP gene encoding undecaprenyl-phosphate galactose phosphotransferase WbaP, which produces MKKFIQVCSLILIDLAAYYSSVYLSWHVRENLLPFFFTFKTPNYSFHYYLRLWWIPAIFVFFIANQQIYTARTTFWDENKKLFHAITLAFVVLMAVVTLGRIPGLVSRPVLVCLWLFSFFVYPVFHLYGKKLLFQIGICKEKVLVLGAGKTGKLISKWLARETHIGYDVIGYLDDDTEKIGTFIDGKKVFGSVRHYTKFVRELKINTIIIAMPSLGPELTSAMAFEIQQKVKNTLIVPNLYGVALLNTELMHLFYEEIFLLKVRNNLKYIVNRVLKRVFDLIVSLALMPFVLVLMTAFGIAIKLQSAGPVIYSHERIGKNGKVFRCYKFRTMVKDSEDLLTELLNSNQELREKWEKYWKLPNDPRITRIGAFLRKTSLDELPQIFNVLGGSMSLVGPRPYLLREMDAIKDHLDAITTVAPGITGLWQVSGRNNTTYENRIRLDIWYIMNWSLWLDVFILLRTIKVVLSMKGVS; this is translated from the coding sequence ATGAAAAAGTTCATACAGGTCTGTTCACTGATTTTGATTGACCTTGCTGCCTACTACAGCTCTGTATATCTGTCGTGGCATGTTAGGGAAAATCTGTTACCCTTTTTTTTTACATTTAAAACACCAAACTATAGCTTTCACTACTATCTCCGATTGTGGTGGATACCTGCCATTTTTGTGTTTTTTATAGCTAATCAGCAGATATACACTGCAAGGACAACGTTTTGGGATGAAAACAAGAAACTCTTTCATGCCATAACCCTGGCCTTTGTAGTGCTTATGGCAGTGGTTACTCTGGGGCGGATCCCGGGTCTCGTCTCACGGCCTGTGCTGGTATGTTTGTGGTTATTTTCTTTTTTTGTTTACCCTGTGTTTCATCTATACGGTAAAAAGCTGTTGTTTCAAATCGGCATATGCAAGGAAAAAGTCCTTGTGCTTGGAGCCGGGAAGACCGGAAAACTAATCTCAAAATGGCTTGCCAGAGAAACCCATATTGGCTATGACGTGATAGGATATCTTGATGATGACACGGAAAAAATAGGCACTTTTATTGACGGGAAAAAAGTCTTTGGCTCAGTCAGGCATTACACTAAATTTGTAAGGGAACTTAAGATTAACACAATCATAATAGCAATGCCGTCTTTGGGCCCTGAGTTAACATCCGCAATGGCGTTTGAAATACAACAAAAAGTAAAAAACACCCTGATAGTACCAAATCTCTATGGCGTAGCGTTGTTAAACACCGAGCTTATGCATTTGTTCTATGAGGAGATATTTTTGCTTAAGGTGAGAAACAACCTGAAGTATATCGTTAACAGGGTACTTAAGAGAGTGTTTGACCTCATCGTAAGCCTTGCGCTTATGCCTTTTGTGCTTGTGCTTATGACGGCATTTGGTATAGCTATAAAGTTACAGTCAGCGGGGCCAGTCATCTATTCGCACGAAAGAATAGGTAAAAACGGTAAAGTGTTCAGATGTTATAAGTTCAGAACGATGGTTAAGGACTCTGAGGATCTTCTTACCGAGCTTCTAAACAGCAATCAGGAGCTTAGGGAGAAGTGGGAAAAGTACTGGAAACTTCCAAATGACCCGCGGATTACTCGTATAGGAGCGTTTTTAAGAAAAACCTCCCTGGACGAACTGCCGCAGATTTTTAATGTATTAGGGGGGAGTATGAGTTTAGTTGGCCCACGTCCGTACTTATTAAGAGAGATGGATGCCATAAAAGACCATCTTGATGCCATAACCACAGTTGCTCCCGGAATAACCGGCCTTTGGCAAGTCTCAGGCCGAAACAACACCACTTACGAAAACAGGATAAGGCTTGACATCTGGTACATAATGAACTGGTCACTGTGGCTTGATGTTTTTATACTATTGAGAACCATAAAGGTGGTTCTTTCTATGAAAGGGGTCAGCTAA